Within Gemmatimonadota bacterium, the genomic segment CTCGGAAGGGATGCCCGTGCCCTGGTCGCGGATCTCGATCGCGTGGACCGGACCGTTGAACGGCAGCCCCATCGGTTGCTGGTCGCGCGGCAGGGTGCGCAGCCGGACCCGGACCTCGCCCTGTGACGGGGAGGCCTGGAACGCATTGAGGATCAGGTTGAAGAGCGCGCGATGCAGCAGGTCCTCGTCCCCCTGCATCATGAGCGGCCCGTCGGGAAGCTCGAGCGACAGGCGCGCTTGGTCACCACGGTCCGGGTGCGTGCCAGCGAGCGTCGCGGCCCCCTGCACCAGGTGCCGGAGGTCGAGCGGGTCGCGTCGCGTGACCTGCACACGCGCGAAGTCCAGGAACTCGCTCAACAGGCGCGAGAGCCGCTCCGACTCGCGCACGATGAGCGCCGCGAGGGTCCGTTCATCCGCCGTCGCGGTCGGACGGCGCGACATCTGCTCGACCGCACTGTGGATGCTCGCGAGCGGGTTCTTGATCTCATGCGCGAGCGATGCGCTCAACTCCGCGACCGCTTCGAGCCGCTGCGCGCGCAGGTGCATCGCCTCGAGCCGTTTCTGGTCCGTGATGTCCTGGAAGATCGCCGTCGTCGCCTGCCCCTCCTGCCGCAGGTCCCCGCTCACCGACGTCGTCGTGATCCCGACCGGCACCGGCACGCCGTTGCGGAGCAGCGACCCCTCGCGCCGCGCCGTCACCACGCCGCCGGCGGCATGCGCGACGAGCGCATCGGCCACCCCCGGCGCCGTCCGCGCGATGCGCGCGAGCACCGGCGTGCCGACCTCCTGGTCGACCGCGAGCCCGAGCATCGCCGCGGCCGCCGGATTCGCATAGAGCAGCTTGCCGCCATGGTCGACGGTGATGATCCCTGACCGGATGTTGGCGAGGATGTCCGCCGCGCGCAGTTGCATCCGCGCAAGCTCCTCCTGCAGCCGCTGGCGTCCCTCGCCCGCCTCCTGCAGACGCGCCGCGATGTACCCGGTGCCGACCGCCACCAGCGTGAATACCACGAGCTGCAGCACGACATACAGCGTGAGCGTCCCGCCGCTCACCAGGAACGCATCGCCGACGTAGAGCACGGAGCCGAGCATCGCGAGCAGCAGCGAGCTACCGATGGGCAGCAGCAACGCCGCCGCGGCCATCACGAGGATGTAGAGCGCCGAAAACTGCGATTCCGCGCCGCCGGTCAGGTGCACGACGCTCGTGATCAGGAAGAGGTCGTGGACGAGCTGTCCGTAGAGGAACCCCTCGCCAGGACGCCGGCGGTTCACCTCGGTCCGCACGAACGAGATGGCGGTGAGCGCCATCGCGGTCACGAAGAAGACCGTCGCGAGGAAGGTCGCCTGGGGGTCGACGAAGACCGCCCGCAGCAGCGTCGCCGCGAAGCTCCCGGTCGCCACGAGCACACGCCCGAGGTAGATCCAGCGCAGCAGGCGGCGCGGATCCAGCACGGCGTGGTATCCTTCTCCGGTCCCCGGTTCGCGAAGCGCCAAGCGCCCTCTCCAGTGTTGCAATCCGCAACGACTTCAATGAGACGAGCGGTCTGGCGAAATGCAACACCATGCCGTCACTACCTATGAGCGATCACGCCCCCTGGACCGACGACGGACGACTCCGCGTGAATGCCCGGGTCGCCATACCAGCCCATGAGCTCGAGATCCGCGCGACCCGTGCCGGCGGGCCCGGAGGACAGCACGTCAACACCTCATCGACGCGGGTGGAGGTCACGTGGCGGGCCGCGACCTCCACCGCGCTCGACCCCGAGATGCGCGAGCGGCTCCTCACCCGGCTCGGCTCGCGCCTCGATACTACCGGCACGGTGCGCGTGGTCGCCGCCGACACGCGCAGTCAGACGCAGAACCGGGCGCTCGCGCTCGAACGGCTCGCGACGATGGTCGCCCAGGCGCTCGTCGTCCCGAAGGCGCGCCGCGCCACCAAACCCACCCGCTCCTCGAAGCTCCAGCGCCTCGACACGAAGAAGCGGCGGTCCACGCAGAAGCGCGACCGCCGCTGGAAGCCCGAGGAGTGACCGACCCCGTCACTTCTGCGGCGACTTCGTCCCGGGTGTGAACGTGATGCCGATGAAGACGGTGAGGAAGTCGGCGCGCGTCTGCCGCGGGTTGAGGATCACGTTGCCGCTTCCGTCCTCCGTGATGTCCCCCGGCGTCAGGTAGCGCACGTTCTCGCCGTTCCAGGTGTGTCGCACACCAAGGTCGAAGACCGTCGTGCCCTCGCCGAACGGGATATAGAGCCCGCCGAACGCCGTCTTCGCGAACGTGCCGTCGTTCGAGTTGGTGCTCGAGGCGAACGGCTCGTCCGAACTGTTCGACCCGCGCACGCTGCTCGAGGTCGTGAACGCGGAGAACCCGACGCTGCCGCCGAGATAGGGCATCACGGTCCGCCCCGGCACTCCGATCTGCCCGCCGAGACTGCCGCCGAAGATCGAGTTGGTCGTGGAGACATCGACGTTGATCAGCCCGAGCGCGCCGCCGCCGAGAGGGACGCGTCGCGTCTCGGAACCGTAGATGAGGAAGCCGAGGTCCGCGCGAAGCGCGATCGGTCCTCCGACCTTCCAGAGCACTCCGCCGCCGACGCCGCCGGCGAAGTTGACGTTCTGGGCGAACTCGCCCTGTGGGATGCCGAGTTGGAGCCCGACCGGGATGGCGACGGTGGACTGCTGCGCCGCGAGTGCCGGCGCCGCGATGAGCAGCAGGACGAGGAGAGCGCGCAAGGTACGCATCGGACGAGGCAGAGGGTGGAGGAGCTCGACGGCCCTACCGTCGGGACGGTCCGGCTGTTTCACCCGTCACAACCGCGGGGGTTCCGAGGGCCGCCGCGAGCGCGCCGAGCGCCGTGGCCCGCCGCGCTTCGAGCTGCGCCGCCCGCTGACGCTCATCGAGGACCGCGCGCTCGCGCAGGTTCACGATGAGCAACGAACTCTCGCCGATGTCGAAGCGCCGCTGCTCCGCGGCGAGGAGCACCTCGTTCGCCGCCAGCACCCGCGCCTGCCCCGCGACCTGCGCCTCCACCGCGGCGAGTTCGATCGCCGCGCGCTCGGCCGCGAGTTGCACATCGCGCATCACGCGATCGCGTTCCGTGGCGAGCTGCCGCGTGCGCGCCTCCGCGGCCCGCAGGCGTCCGAGTTCCCGGCGCGCGAAGAGCGGGATCCGCACCGACACGCCGGCCTTCGCATCGTCGGCCGCCTCGGAGAGCGCTGGCAACGAACCGAGGGAACTCCCCGCCCCGAGCGCGCTCACCTCGGCGCTCGCCGACGGCAACACCTGCGTCAACACCAGGCGCCGCTGCGCCTCGGCCTGCAACCAGCGCGCCCGCGCGGCGAGGACCGATGGATGCTCGCGCGCCAGCCGCACGAGTTGCGCGTCGTCCACCCGGCGCGCGCCGTCAGCCACCGAAGCCGCGCCGAGCCGAGGGCGCGCGGTGGGCGGGAGCGCCACCGCCGCCCCGTTCGCGTCCCACAGATGCCCGCTCACCACCAGACGCGCAGACGCGAGCGCGGCCGACGCATCGATCTCCGCGAGTAGGCGGCGATCCCATTCGGCGAGCGCCTCCACGCTGTCGATCGCCGCGACATCACCCTCCCGCACACGCGAGCGCACGGCGTCGAGCCGGAACCGCGCGAGCGTCACCCCGTCTCGCGCGATTCCGGCGCGCGCGTCGGCCTCGTACCAGGCACCCCAGTCGCGAGCGGCCTGCTGGAGCAGCCGCACCAGTGTCGCGTCCGCGTCCGCGTCGGCCGCCTCGGCCGCCAGCTCGGCCTGCCGCACGCCGGTGCGTCGCTCATCGGTCAACAACCGGGGCCCGATCGGGATGCTGAGGCCTGCCGAGAGGAGTCCCGTCCCCGGCGTCTTGCGCTCGGGATTGATGATCGCGCCAGCCGCCCGCTCCCAGCCGACCTTCACGTCCACCCCCCAGGGGGTCGGGACGGTGAGGCGCGCATCGACCTCGTCGTAGTAGCCGATTCCCTTGAAGCGCTTGTAGTCCCACGTCGCGCTCACCGAGGGATCGAAGCCGCCCCGCGCGGCGCGCAGGTCTTCCCGCGCCTGCTGACGCACGGCCTCGGCCTGTCGCGCGACCGGGTGCGCGTCGCGCACGCGCGCGAGGAACGCCTCGAGCGTCAGCGAATCACTCTGGGCGACCGCAGGCAGCAGCGCGAGTGCGAGCGCGACGATCACTTCTTCGCGCCCTTCGCTGCCGACGGTGGGGCGGACTGGGCCGGCGGGAACCCGTTCATCAGGCGCCAGAGCTCGAAACCGACCGTGACGTTCCGGAGCAACGCCCACCCACGCGCGCCTGAGCCGAGGCGCAACTCGCGCGGCCAGTCCTCATCGCTCGAGTCGGCTTCGACGAGGACGCGGTACGTACCGTCCGGCTGCGCGAACTGGTCGATCACCGCGACGCGGCCGCCGAACGTGCCCACGGCGACACTGGGCCACCCGCTGAACTGGACTGCCGGCCACCCCGCGAACTCCAGACGCACCCGATCGCCGGGTTGCATCAGCGGCACGTCACGGGCGGTCACGTTGAGGGCGACGGCGAGCGCCGGCGTCTTCGGCTGCACGCTGGCGATCGCCTCGCCGTCCTTCACGATCTCACCCACGCCGGCGCGCAAGGCGCGCACCACCACGCCATCGCTGGGCGCACGCACGACGAGGAGCCCTTGCCGCTCCTCGAGATTGTCCCGCCCCGTCGAGAGCTTCGCCACCTCGGCCTCCCCTTCGGCCGCCTCGGCGAGCGCCGAGCTCCGGTCCCCCTCGACCTTCGCGATCTTCTCGGAGTAGTCGGCCTCCACGCCGGCCCGATCCGCCCGCGCCGTCGCCAGTGCCGCCGCCACCTCGAGGGCGAGCGCACTCGCGCGCTGCGCCCGCTGGCGCGCCGTCTCGAGTTCACCGCGCGAGCGCAGCCCCTCGGCGAACAGCGCCTGCGCGCGGGACGCCTGCACCGTCGCGATCGAATCCTCCAGCTGCGCGGCCGCGAGCGATGCCGTGAGCTGCGCGATGCGATTGTCCCCCTTCTGCCGCGCGAACACCCACGCGCTGTCGAGCGCGACGCGCTGCCGCGCGAGCGCGTCGGCCTTCGCGCGCTTCCCGGTCACCGCGTCGCGCTTCGCCTCCACCTGCTGGGCCAACCGCTCGAACGCGCGCGGATCGAGGTACGCCTCCTTCACCTCGGCCAGGGCGATGATCGGGTCACCGGCGCGCACGACCGCGCCTTCGGCGACATACCAGCGCACGATCCGGCCCCCCACCGTCGCGAACGCCTGCTGCGGCCGCTCGTCGGGGCGCAGCGCGGTCACCTCGCCGCTCGCCTGCACGTTCTGCTGCCACGGCAGGAACAGGACGAGGAGCACGAGGGCGAGGATGCCCAGCATCCAGCGGCCGAGCGTGCGGAACGACGGCTGCCGCGCGAGCAGCTTGACCGAGTCGAGCGAGGCCGCGCGCTCGGTGTTGAGGTCGGGGATGCCACCCATCAGGCGGCCCCCCGGGCGGACGGGAGGAGGGCGGAGACGACCGGATCCGCGGCGAGCTGCGGCCACGGCCGCATCGCGTGCTGCGTCCCGTCCTGAAGCACGAGCACGCGATCGCAGGACTCGAGCATCTCGCGTGCGTGCGTCACCACGAGCAGGGTCCACGGCGCACCGCGCGCGGTGAGGGCCGCCACCAGCTCACGACGCGCGCTCGGCTCGACGAGCGCGAGACATTCGTCCACCAGCACCAGGCGCGGCGAGCCCGCGATCGCGCGCGCCACGAGCAGGCGCACGCGCAGCGTCGAGGGCAGCCCGCGCGCCCCGTTGGTGAGCAGGGTACTCAGCCCGCGCTCCATCGCCTGCACGGCGTCGGCGGCGCCCACACAATCCAGCGCGACCAGCACCTCCGCCGGGCCGATGCCGGGGCGCCCCAGCGTGATGTTCTCCTCCACCGTCCCCTCGAAGATGTCGGCACTGCTGAGGACCAGGCCCATCCGGTCGCGCAACGCGGCGGGATCGAGATCGTGCAGCGTGATGCCGTCGAAGCGCACCGCTCCCGTGTAGCCCGGCTTCAGCCCGGCCAGCACGTGCAACAGCGTCGACTGCCCGGAGCCGTCGGGTCCGATGATCGCCACGCGCTCGCCGGCGGCCACATCGAAGGAGACCGCGTCGAGCGCGGCGCGCTCGATCGTCGGATATCGGTACGTGAGCCCGTCCACGCGCACACGCACCCCCTCCGCCGCCGCCGCGAGCACGAGTCCGTCGGCCCGCTCGAGCGGGAGGTCCGTCACGCCACCCAGCTTGTAGACGGAGGTGAGCACGTCGTACACGTCGGCGAGCGAGGCGACCAGCTTCTCGATTCCCGCGAGCACGGTCACGATCACCAGCTCCGCGGCGACGAACTGCCCGAGGGTGATCTGCCGGTCGATCACGAGCGCGCTGCCGAGGACCAGCAGCGCGCCGGTCACGATCGTCTTGAAGCCGATCGCCGCCATCGCCTGCACCACGAGCACGCGGAAGTGGCGCTGCCGGTAACGGAGGTAGCCGCTCACGTGCCCGTCCATGCGCTCCAGCGCAAGCGTCGCGCGTCCTCCCGACTTGAAGGCATGCACCGCGCGCGCGACCTCTTCCAGCCAATGCACCGTGCGGTACTTGTAGGCGCTCTCCATGAGGCTCGTCTCGAGCCCGCGCGGGCCGGTGAGCCGCAGGATCAGCGCGAGCGTGAGCGCGAGCCCGAGCCCGAAGAGCGTGAAGTACGGGTGGTAGAACGTGAGCAGCAGCAGCCCGAAGATCACCTGCAGCAACGCCGTCGTCGTCCCGGTGAGCAGCTTGCCAAGGCTCTTCTGGATCGTGAGCACCTCGAAGAAGCGGTTCATCCGCTCCGGCAGGTCCTCTCGCCAGGCGCGCTCCACGCTCACGCGCGGCACGCGGATGGAGAACTCCAGCGCGATGCGCGCGAAGATGCGCTGTTGGATCGACTCGACGGCCGCGAGCTGCAGCACCTGCAGCACCCCGGTCGCGAGCGTGCCCGCGACGACGAACAGGATGAGCAGCACCACCGGCTGCAGCAGCAGCCCGCCCGAGACGAGGCCGATGATCGCCTGGACCCCGAGTGGCAGCGTGAGGCTGAAGAGGCCGACGAGCGTCGCGTAGGCGTAGACGAGGCCGATGTTCCCCTTCTCCGCGAGCAGCAGCGACCCGAGGCGTTGCATGGGCGTCGCAGGTTCCGCCTCCTCATCCACCGCGGTCGTCGCGATCACCACCGGCGTGGGGAAGAGGACCGCGACGAACCGGGCTCCGTCGGCGATCTGCGCGTAGGCGGCGTCGAGCGAGACGTCGATGCCATCGCCGATGACCGCGCCCGTCGGCGCATCAGTGGCGATGCGCACGGTCACGGTGCCGTTCGCACGACGCTCGACCAGCGCGCCTCGCACGCCGCGCTCGCCATCCGCGACGACGATCAGTGGGCCGGCCGCGCCGGCGAGCGCGTCGGGCCACTCCGAGGCATTGAACGTGCGGCGAAGGAAGGAGTGGCCGGCACGGTGCGCACAGTCGCTGACACGGTCAGCGAGCACGGCGGCATCAGGCGCCGAAAGATCGAGGCGGCGGAGGTCCTGCCGCCATTCGCCGGGCGATCCGGGCATACCGGTCCGGGCGAGCAGCGCCTCGGCGAGAACGAGAGCGAGCGGGTTCGGAGACATTCGTGTGGAGGTTTCCGGATAAAACTATTCGGAAACCGCTTAGTTCCAATGGGTCCTAATATTGGAGCGTTCTCCTATGGGACTCACGGTACTAATGGTGTCGATGTTGAACGCAGAACGGGGGGCGCCGAAGCGCCCCCCGTTTGTTCAGAACGCCGGAAGTGCCTACGGCTTCTTCGGCTCCGGCGCCTTGGTCGGCGCCTTCCCCATGTCGTGCCCACCGGCGCCATGTTCCATCGTCGGCCGCGCACCGGCCGGATGGTGCGCCCGCATGTTCTGCTCGAAGATGCGCTTCTGCTCGGGCGTGAGGAGCGCCATGAACTGGGCGTGCTCGCCGTCCATCAGCTTCTGCACTTCGGCGCGCACTGCAACCGAGTCGCGGCCGCCCGGGTTGCGCTGCAACTCCTCCATGAGCTTGTGCTGCTTCGCCTTGATCTCGGTCACCTGCCGGATCTGCGCGTCGGTAAGGGCGATCCCCTTGAAGTGTTCCGCGAGTTCGGCGTCGAGCGCCGGCTTGGCCTGGTGGTCGTGTGACATCGCGGCCTGTTGCGCCGGCAGCGCGGGGGCGGACAGGGCGAGGGCGAGCGCGAAGCGGAGGAAACGCACGGGCATGGGTGGGCTCGGGAGGAAGGGAGAGAGGGGTGGGATCAGTCGGGCTTGATGAGCGCCTTCACCGATTCGGGAGGCGCGAGTGCCGTGTCGTCGAGCGTGTCGAACTCGACGTTCGCGATGGTGATGATCAACCGGTACTGCGGATTGCGCTGCTCGATGCGCGTGGCGACCGTGAGCCCATGGAACGTCCGGTACTCGCTCACCACGCTCGTGGCCTCGACGCGGCCGGCGGGCGTGACGAGCGCGGTGCGACTCCCGGCACTGAACCCCGTCTCGACGTCGAAGTACTCCACGAGCGTATCGCCGCTCGGCCGGATCATCTGCACCGGATGGACGCGTCTCCCTTGGAACAGTGTCGGCTCGAGGGTCGTCACGCTCGCAAAGCGCGAGTAGTCATGGAGGTCACCGAAGAAGTCGGCCTGGTCGGCCATCTGCGTCGCCATCTCGCCGTCGAGCAGCATCGCGCCGGCGCCCGGCTGGACCGACCATGCCACCTTACCGTCGAAGCCCGAGAGCACCTCGCCCACGGGCCCCATCGTGACGCGCAGGAGATACTGCTTGGGTCGGCGCTTGAGGATCTCGAGCGGCGCATCGAGCCCCATGTCGGGGATCGTGAAGGACCCGCTCAACCGCAGCGACGTGTGTCCCTCGAGTGCCGCACGGCCACCGATGAGCGAATCATGCCGCGCACCCAGCGCCTGAGGCGTGGGCAGCGGCTGCGACCGGACCGATCCGCCGAGAGCCGCGAGCAGGAGCACGGCAGCGGCGACCGGCCGGAGCGTCGACACATGGGAGCGAGCGGTCATCAAGGGTCGGTACGGGGGACAGGACAGCGCGACACGGTCGGGCGCTTCAAGATACCACCGCGCGGCGATCGGGTTCCGGTCGGACGCTCACGGCTTGGCCGCCGGGAGTCCGGCCTGCAGCGCCAAGGCGATCCGGTCCTGATTCGTCTCAGACCCGCCGGTGATCATGGCGGCGAGGTTGTTCTGCCGCACGAACACGTATGGGCCGGCGAATGGCGGTGACGCGCCGACGGGGGCACCGGTGGTCGCGTCGAGCGAGTCCGTGACCGCGCGACGCGCCACGCTGTCCGCGAAGATCCAGGCGAAGACCTCGCCGCCGCCCGCCGCGATGACGACGGCACGCGCCCCCATCCACGCAGGCCCCGCCGGCGCGTCCGTGACCTCGCGCGGCGCGACGCCGGCGCGCACGAGGCGCTCGATGAGGTGCTCCTTCGACCAGAGTCCCGTCGCCGGGAGCGCAGCCACCCGCACCGCGGTCGACTCCGCTCGCGCGATCCCCACCCGCTCCACGCGCGTGCGCTCGACCTCCGCCGCCTCGCGACCGCAGCCGATGAGGCCACCGCTCGCGCCGAACGCCACCAGGACTATCTTCCACACATGCATCGCGATCCCCTCGATCGTCCGGTGAGCACCGAACCCGTCCGCGTGGACAAATGGCTCTGGGCCGCGCGCTTCTTCAAGACGCGCTCCCTCGCGGCCGACGCGGTGGACGGTGGCAAGGTGCAGGTGAACGGCGAACGCGCCAAGCCGGCCAAGGCCGTTCGCCCGGGCGACGAGGTGCGGGTCCGCATCGGACCATACGAGCATGTCCTCCAGGTGACCGGTACCGGAGAGCGCCGCGGGACCGCCGCCGAGGCCGCGCGACTGTTCACGGAGACGGACGCATCCCGCGCCGCGCGCGAGAAGCTGCACTGGCAGCTCCACGCGGCCGCGCCGGCCATGGAGCCGGAGCCGGGGCGCCCCACCAAGCGCGACCGCCGCGACCTGGAACGGTTCCGCAACCGTTGACCTAGGCGCCGGACCCGGCAACGCGGCGGAGCGTCGCGTCGTCGAGCCGGTGCCCGCCCTCGAACCGTTCGAACGCGTAGCGGAAGCCCGCGGCGTCCAGCCGGTCACGTTCCAGCGTGAGCTGCTCGGCCGAGACGAATCGATCCCGCTCGCCGACCACCAGCGTGGTGCGCGTCCGGCCGAGCGGCGAGGCCGCATCGAGCGCGAGCTCGGGCGCGATCGAACCGCCCCAGCAGATCAGGTGCGCAGGGGTGACCCCGCCATGCGCCACCCAGCGCGAAGCGGCCGCGGTCCCCTGCGAGAATCCGAGTATCGTGAGGGGTGCCGACGGCGCGACGATCGCGCGGTAGTGGTCGTGCACCTGCTGCAGCCAATGCAGTTGGTCCACGATCTCCTCGGCACGCTCCTCGCGCGTCATCCACGAGGCCCCGACGCTGGCGGCCGCGTGCCGCTCGAGCGGCGAGCGGACGTCATAGAACCGCGAGAGTGCCTCGGGCGCCACGATGAGGCGGGAGCCGTCGTCGAGCGCGGCGCAGGCGGCGAGGAAGTCGGTCGCCAGCTGCCCGTAGCCGTGCAGCACGATCCAGAGCTCCCCCGCCGCGCGCCGGTCCGTGGGGCCCCGCACCGCACACCGCGCCGTCCGGCGGGTCACGAACCGCTCCACCACTGGAGGCGTTGGTTCTGTCATGACCGGAATCAATCCGCGGGCCGTCGCCGCGACCAGTGGCGGGAGCCTCCCCGGTCCGATTACCATTCGAGCCGAACCCCGTTCCTCCGGAGTGACCAGATGTCCAGCAGCAACGAGGCGCACGACCCGAACAAGCTCGGCTGGGGCTTCGCGGCCGCGATCATCGTGCTCGCGATCGTCGCGAACGTGGCGGCGTACAGCACCCACAAGGCGACGTATCTGAAGCCGGACAAGGCGGTGCCAGCGGCAGGCGCTGCAGCGCACTGAGGCAGAGGGCAGTGTCGAGATGGCAGAAGCGGGGGACCGGCCAAGTGCCAGTCCCCCGCTTCTGACTTCTCCCATCTCCCGTCCGCGCTCCGTCTAGTTCTTGTGCCGGAAGGTGATGCGTCCGCGACTCAGATCGTACGGCGACACCTCGACCGAGACGCGATCCCCTTGGAGCACGCGGATGCGGAAGCGCCGCATCTTGCCGGCCATCGTGGCCAGGACATCGTGTCCGTTCGAGAGGTGCACCCGGAAGGTCGCGCTTGGCAGCACTTCGGAGACGGTCCCTTCGAGTTCGATCGCTTCTTCTTTGGCCATACGGTCCGGTGATGGGTAACGACGAAAGATATCCCGATGGGCCCCGCTTCGGCAGGGGTCAGCGGGGGGCGTCGCAGCGGGGGGCGCCGGCGGCCGCGGCCTGAAGCACCGCGACGAGTTCCCGCACGACCGAGGCCCCGGCGTCCGCGTCGTACCACTTCTGCTTGTCTCGGGCGAACGTCTCGAGCGTCCCTGCGGTCCGGGCCTGCATCGCGAGCTGCTGAAGCGCGGCCGGACGCTCCACCAGACACCCGACATCATTCCCGCTCGGGTCGAGAACGACGAAGGTCGGCGTCGCCGGCCGGCCGTCAGGCGTCCGATGCGCTTCCATCACCGCCTGACCGGGGCCCGGTAGCACCACGCGGAGCTCGAGCGACGGCACCTGCTCCACCAGTCGCGCGATGTACGGGAGCGTGTTCGCGGAGTCGCTGCACCCGTCCACCGCGACGACGAGGATCCGCCACCGGCCCATCAACGCGCGCGCGGTCGCGAGGACGTCCGGCGCGATCACGGCCGCCTCGGTATGGCGCACCCAGAGCTCACGCCGCGCCTTCGCCTCGGCGAGAAAGGTCCGATAGTCTTGGCCGCTGGCGTAGAGCGCCCCGAGGGTCGAGTCGGTGCGGACCGCGGGCGCCAGGCCCGTCTCGGCACCGGAGTCGCAGGCGGGGAGCGGCGAAGCGACGGCGAGCAACGCGAAGGCGATCGGGATGAGCACGGGGCTCCCGGATTCGGGGACGAGGTGGGCGGACCGATGCAAGATGACCACGTCGACGCCGCCCTGTCCACCGCATCGGGCGTCGGTTACTCTCCCGCATGGCCGCCCTCACCGACGCCGTGCTCGCGTATCTCGCCGCCAACCGGCTCGAGACCGTGGCCGCGCTCTTCGGCATCGTGAGCGTGTGGCTGAGCACCCGCGAGCACATCGCCAGCTGGCCCACCGCGATCGTGAACGTGGGGCTCTATTTCCTCGTCTTCCGGCGCGCGCAGCTCTACGCGGACATGTGGCTGCAGGCCATCTACCTCGTCCTCTCGTGCTACGGCTGGTACGAGTGGAAGTTCGGCGGCGCCGACCGCACCGAGCTCCCCGTCTCCCGCGTGACGCGCCGCGAGGCGTTGCGCCTCATCCCGATCGGGCTCGTCGCCGCCTCCGGCCTCGCGCTCTACTTCGAGCGGCATACCGACGCGGCCCTGCCCTGGGTGGACTCCGCGCTCTCGGTGCTGAGCCTCATCGCGCAGTGGATGATGACCCGCAAGCTCCTGGAGAACTGGGCGCTCTGGATCGTCGCCGACATCGCCTACGTGGCGATGTTCCTCTCGAAGGCGCTGTACGTGACCGCGGCGCTCTATGCCGTCTTCCTCGTGCTCGCGACCAAGGGCTACCTCGACTGGCGCCGTTCATGGCTGGCTCGCGCATCGTCCTGACCGGCCCCGAGTGCACGGGGAAGACGACCCTCGCGACCGCCCTCTCGCGGCACCTCGGCGTGCCCTCCGTTCCCGAGGCGGCACGCCTCTTCGCCGAGCGCGCCGACACGCCGCTCTCCGCGACGACGGTCGAACCCATCGCGCGCCTCGCGATGGAGCTGCAGGACGCCGTCGGCGCCGACGGCCCGTCCGCGTTCGTCGGCGACACCGACCTCGTGAGCACCGTGGTCTACGCGCGGCACTACTATGGTCACTGCCCGGACTGGATCGTCGCGGAAGCCCGCGCGCGGCGCGCCGATCTGTATCTGCTCTGCGCCCCCGACCTGCCATGGACGCCCGACGGCGTGCGCGATCGCCCCCTGAATCGCGAAGCGCTCTTCGAGGACTTCGCGGCGGTCCTGCGCGCGATGGACGCGAACGTGGTCGTCATCACGGGCGAGGGTCAAGCACGCACCGACGGGGCGCTGCGTGCGGTGGAGTGCCTCGCGCGCTAGACGCCGGTCAGCGCGGCGGCCACGAGGTGACCGCCGCGTCGAGCCGCTCCACGAACGCCGCGATGGTACGCGCCGCGCGGTAGTAGAACCCGGGCTGGATCCGCTCCGGATCGTCGGTCGCCTTGTGATAGTCGGGGTGATCCTCGACGCCGAAGTACACGAACGGGATCCCGGCGGCGTGGAACGCGCCCTGGTCCGACTGGCCGGTCCAATCCTCGGATCCGCCGCCGCTGTCGTGCCCGAGTCTGAGCGTCACGAGCGCCTGCGGCGCCAGGGCCTCGAGGAGCGGGCGCATCCGCGGCCACGGCGTCGCGCCGGCCGCGAACAGTTCACCCTTCTCGTTGCGCGAGACCATGTCGAGGTTCACGTTGGCGACGATCGACGCCAGCGGCACGGGCGGCGCCGCGACGAAGGCACGCGCGCCCTGCAGCCCGACCTCCTCCGCGTCCCACAACGCGAAGAGGATCGTGTGCTCCGGCGGGTGCGCCCTGAAGTGCGCAGCCATCGCGAGCACCGCGGCGGTGCCCGACGCATTGTCATCCGCCCCGTTGAAGACCTGGCCGTTGCGTGTCCCCACATGGTCGTAGTGCGCGCTCACCACGATCA encodes:
- a CDS encoding PAS domain S-box protein, which codes for MLDPRRLLRWIYLGRVLVATGSFAATLLRAVFVDPQATFLATVFFVTAMALTAISFVRTEVNRRRPGEGFLYGQLVHDLFLITSVVHLTGGAESQFSALYILVMAAAALLLPIGSSLLLAMLGSVLYVGDAFLVSGGTLTLYVVLQLVVFTLVAVGTGYIAARLQEAGEGRQRLQEELARMQLRAADILANIRSGIITVDHGGKLLYANPAAAAMLGLAVDQEVGTPVLARIARTAPGVADALVAHAAGGVVTARREGSLLRNGVPVPVGITTTSVSGDLRQEGQATTAIFQDITDQKRLEAMHLRAQRLEAVAELSASLAHEIKNPLASIHSAVEQMSRRPTATADERTLAALIVRESERLSRLLSEFLDFARVQVTRRDPLDLRHLVQGAATLAGTHPDRGDQARLSLELPDGPLMMQGDEDLLHRALFNLILNAFQASPSQGEVRVRLRTLPRDQQPMGLPFNGPVHAIEIRDQGTGIPSEIADRLFEPFATTKPGGSGLGLAMVHRAIEAHRGLILVDSLATGTCFTVLLPLEPPGLGATP
- the arfB gene encoding aminoacyl-tRNA hydrolase, whose translation is MSDHAPWTDDGRLRVNARVAIPAHELEIRATRAGGPGGQHVNTSSTRVEVTWRAATSTALDPEMRERLLTRLGSRLDTTGTVRVVAADTRSQTQNRALALERLATMVAQALVVPKARRATKPTRSSKLQRLDTKKRRSTQKRDRRWKPEE
- a CDS encoding TolC family protein — its product is MIVALALALLPAVAQSDSLTLEAFLARVRDAHPVARQAEAVRQQAREDLRAARGGFDPSVSATWDYKRFKGIGYYDEVDARLTVPTPWGVDVKVGWERAAGAIINPERKTPGTGLLSAGLSIPIGPRLLTDERRTGVRQAELAAEAADADADATLVRLLQQAARDWGAWYEADARAGIARDGVTLARFRLDAVRSRVREGDVAAIDSVEALAEWDRRLLAEIDASAALASARLVVSGHLWDANGAAVALPPTARPRLGAASVADGARRVDDAQLVRLAREHPSVLAARARWLQAEAQRRLVLTQVLPSASAEVSALGAGSSLGSLPALSEAADDAKAGVSVRIPLFARRELGRLRAAEARTRQLATERDRVMRDVQLAAERAAIELAAVEAQVAGQARVLAANEVLLAAEQRRFDIGESSLLIVNLRERAVLDERQRAAQLEARRATALGALAAALGTPAVVTGETAGPSRR
- a CDS encoding HlyD family efflux transporter periplasmic adaptor subunit; amino-acid sequence: MGGIPDLNTERAASLDSVKLLARQPSFRTLGRWMLGILALVLLVLFLPWQQNVQASGEVTALRPDERPQQAFATVGGRIVRWYVAEGAVVRAGDPIIALAEVKEAYLDPRAFERLAQQVEAKRDAVTGKRAKADALARQRVALDSAWVFARQKGDNRIAQLTASLAAAQLEDSIATVQASRAQALFAEGLRSRGELETARQRAQRASALALEVAAALATARADRAGVEADYSEKIAKVEGDRSSALAEAAEGEAEVAKLSTGRDNLEERQGLLVVRAPSDGVVVRALRAGVGEIVKDGEAIASVQPKTPALAVALNVTARDVPLMQPGDRVRLEFAGWPAVQFSGWPSVAVGTFGGRVAVIDQFAQPDGTYRVLVEADSSDEDWPRELRLGSGARGWALLRNVTVGFELWRLMNGFPPAQSAPPSAAKGAKK